From a single Fusobacterium ulcerans ATCC 49185 genomic region:
- the kduI gene encoding 5-dehydro-4-deoxy-D-glucuronate isomerase produces MEIRYASSNKDAKHYDTERLREEYLIEDLFAADNIKLVYSHIDRIIVGGVCPHEDVLKLEGSKELGSNFFLERRELGIINVGGAGVVVLDGEEFSLNNKDAMYVSMGTKEVFFKSVDCENPAKFYLNSAPAHHKYPTVKISLEDARKVKLGSIETSNKRTINQYIHPDVCQSCQLVMGMTMLEDGSVWNSMPTHTHDRRMEVYFYFDMKEDTRIFHLMGEPKETRHIVMKNEEAVISPSWSIHSGVGTASYTFIWGMVGENQTFTDMDHVAMEDIR; encoded by the coding sequence ATGGAAATTCGTTATGCTTCAAGTAATAAAGATGCAAAACATTATGATACAGAGAGATTGAGGGAGGAATACTTAATAGAAGATTTATTTGCAGCAGATAATATAAAATTAGTATATTCTCATATAGACAGAATTATAGTAGGAGGAGTTTGTCCTCATGAAGATGTATTAAAACTGGAAGGAAGCAAGGAATTAGGTTCTAACTTTTTCTTAGAAAGAAGAGAACTTGGAATTATCAATGTAGGAGGAGCTGGAGTAGTTGTTTTAGATGGAGAAGAATTTTCATTGAATAATAAAGATGCTATGTATGTAAGCATGGGTACTAAAGAAGTATTCTTTAAATCTGTAGACTGTGAAAATCCTGCAAAATTTTATCTAAACTCAGCACCTGCACACCATAAATATCCAACAGTAAAAATAAGTTTAGAAGATGCTAGAAAAGTAAAGCTAGGAAGTATAGAAACTTCAAATAAAAGAACAATAAATCAATATATTCACCCAGATGTATGTCAATCTTGCCAATTAGTTATGGGAATGACAATGCTGGAAGATGGGTCAGTATGGAATAGTATGCCAACTCATACTCATGATAGAAGAATGGAAGTATATTTTTATTTTGATATGAAGGAAGATACAAGAATATTTCATTTAATGGGAGAACCAAAAGAAACAAGACACATTGTAATGAAAAATGAAGAAGCAGTAATATCACCATCTTGGTCAATTCATAGTGGCGTAGGAACAGCAAGCTATACATTTATCTGGGGAATGGTAGGAGAAAATCAAACATTTACAGATATGGATCATGTAGCAATGGAAGATATAAGATAA
- the kduD gene encoding 2-dehydro-3-deoxy-D-gluconate 5-dehydrogenase KduD, which produces MLSEFSMDFFSLKGKVVIVTGGNTGLGQAYVVAFAKAGADLFVTTYDKEWEETRKLVETEGRKIHFFQADLTDRAQVSAAVEECIRVYGKIDVLVNNAGTIRRAPLLEYKDSDWEAVMNINLNAVYYMSQDVAKIMAAQESGKIINVASMLSFQGGKFVPPYTASKHGVAGLTKAFANELACKNIQVNAIAPGYIKTANTAPIRADEKRNAEILSRIPADKWAEPSDLMGAIVFLASRASDYVNGHILAVDGGWLVR; this is translated from the coding sequence ATGTTAAGTGAATTTTCAATGGACTTTTTCTCATTGAAAGGAAAAGTAGTGATTGTAACAGGGGGAAACACAGGGCTTGGACAGGCATATGTTGTAGCATTTGCTAAAGCAGGAGCAGATCTCTTTGTTACCACTTATGATAAAGAATGGGAAGAAACAAGAAAACTTGTGGAAACTGAAGGGAGAAAAATTCATTTTTTTCAAGCAGATTTAACAGATAGAGCCCAAGTTAGTGCAGCAGTAGAGGAATGTATAAGAGTCTATGGGAAAATAGATGTTTTAGTAAATAATGCTGGAACTATAAGAAGAGCTCCTTTGCTGGAATATAAAGATTCTGACTGGGAAGCTGTAATGAACATTAATCTGAATGCAGTTTACTATATGAGTCAGGATGTAGCTAAAATAATGGCAGCTCAAGAAAGTGGGAAAATAATAAATGTAGCTTCAATGCTTTCATTTCAAGGTGGAAAATTTGTACCTCCATATACTGCAAGTAAGCATGGAGTTGCTGGTTTGACTAAGGCTTTTGCTAATGAACTTGCTTGTAAAAATATTCAGGTAAATGCAATAGCTCCTGGGTATATAAAAACAGCAAATACAGCACCTATAAGAGCAGATGAAAAAAGAAATGCTGAAATACTAAGTAGAATACCAGCAGACAAATGGGCAGAACCATCTGATCTAATGGGAGCAATAGTATTTTTAGCAAGCAGAGCTTCAGATTATGTAAATGGACATATATTAGCAGTAGATGGTGGTTGGTTAGTTAGATAA
- a CDS encoding FAD-dependent oxidoreductase: MEKIYDLIVIGGGPSGLSAGIYAGRAMLDVLIIEKDKAGGQICLTNEIVNYPGITEISGSEFGTQLKKQAENFGVEFVSDEVKDMDFSQDIKTIKTSSGEYKALSVVLATGASPRKLNFPGEEEYTGRGVAYCATCDGEFFTGMEVFVVGAGFAAAEEAIFLTKYATKVTIIAREPEFTCAKSIAEKVLNHPKIEVRFNTELLEAKGDIQLRSAVFKNNVTGEISEYKAKDGKSFGIFIFVGYEPQSKLFKNHIELDQYGFIPTDEDLQTNVKGVYAAGDIRPKKLRQLVTAVSDGAVAAVNIEKYVHDLREKLGLAKEEKENENTSQAQIKDVELLDSSLKEQLGDIVSRFENNIELVVIKDSAVEKSSMIEAMVKEISSVSDKLKFSSFEKGENPELEKKIKADRFPTIAILDKNRDFSGIKFSSLPSGHELNSFILAMYNIAGPGQKISDNTMKNIQNISSPVNIKIGISLSCTKCPETVQAAQKIAIENKNVNVEVIDVFTFPDFKEKYDIMSVPAMIINDKDIFFGQKNIDEVIEVLK; encoded by the coding sequence ATGGAAAAAATTTATGATTTAATAGTAATAGGCGGAGGTCCTTCTGGATTATCTGCAGGTATATATGCTGGAAGAGCCATGTTAGATGTTCTTATCATAGAAAAGGATAAAGCTGGGGGACAAATATGTCTAACTAATGAAATAGTTAATTATCCTGGAATAACTGAAATATCAGGAAGTGAATTTGGAACTCAGCTGAAAAAACAAGCTGAAAACTTTGGAGTGGAATTTGTTTCTGATGAAGTAAAAGATATGGATTTTTCCCAAGATATAAAAACTATAAAAACATCTTCTGGTGAATATAAAGCTCTTTCAGTGGTCCTTGCTACTGGTGCTTCTCCTAGAAAGCTAAATTTCCCAGGAGAAGAAGAATATACTGGAAGAGGTGTAGCATATTGTGCTACTTGTGATGGAGAATTTTTTACTGGAATGGAAGTTTTTGTGGTAGGAGCTGGCTTTGCTGCTGCTGAAGAAGCTATATTTCTTACAAAATATGCTACAAAAGTTACTATAATTGCAAGAGAACCTGAATTTACTTGTGCTAAATCAATAGCTGAAAAGGTTTTAAATCACCCTAAAATAGAAGTGAGATTCAACACTGAACTCCTTGAAGCTAAAGGAGATATCCAGTTAAGAAGTGCTGTGTTCAAAAACAATGTAACTGGAGAAATATCTGAGTATAAAGCTAAAGATGGAAAATCTTTTGGAATATTTATCTTTGTAGGATATGAGCCTCAAAGCAAACTTTTCAAAAATCATATAGAGCTTGATCAATATGGATTTATTCCTACTGATGAAGATTTACAAACTAATGTAAAAGGTGTATATGCAGCTGGAGATATCAGACCTAAAAAGCTTAGACAACTTGTAACTGCTGTATCAGATGGTGCTGTTGCTGCTGTAAATATTGAAAAATATGTACATGATTTGAGAGAAAAACTTGGATTAGCAAAAGAGGAGAAAGAAAATGAAAATACTTCTCAAGCTCAAATTAAAGATGTAGAATTACTTGACAGCAGTCTGAAAGAACAGCTTGGAGATATTGTTTCAAGATTTGAAAACAATATTGAGCTTGTTGTTATAAAAGATTCTGCTGTGGAAAAATCTTCAATGATTGAAGCTATGGTGAAAGAAATATCTTCTGTTTCTGATAAATTGAAATTCAGCTCTTTTGAAAAAGGTGAAAATCCTGAACTTGAAAAGAAAATAAAAGCAGATAGATTCCCAACAATAGCTATTTTAGATAAAAATAGAGATTTCTCTGGAATAAAATTCTCATCTCTTCCAAGTGGACATGAACTGAACTCTTTTATTCTTGCTATGTATAATATAGCTGGACCAGGACAGAAAATATCTGATAATACTATGAAGAATATTCAGAATATCTCTTCCCCTGTAAATATAAAAATAGGTATATCACTCAGCTGTACTAAGTGCCCAGAAACTGTTCAGGCAGCACAGAAGATAGCTATAGAAAACAAGAATGTAAATGTTGAAGTTATTGATGTATTCACATTCCCAGACTTCAAAGAAAAATATGATATTATGAGTGTTCCAGCTATGATAATCAATGACAAAGATATCTTCTTTGGACAGAAAAATATAGATGAAGTAATTGAAGTATTAAAATAA
- the ahpC gene encoding alkyl hydroperoxide reductase subunit C — MSLIGKKVSEFKTMAYHMGDFKEITNESMKGKWAAVVFYPADFTFVCPTELEDLAEHYEQFKAEGCEVYSVSTDTHFVHKAWHDTSDRIKKVQYPMLADPTGKLARDFEVMIEEEGLALRGSFIINPEGVIVAYEVHDNGIGREAGELLRKLQAAKFVAEHGEVCPAKWKPGSDTIKPTIDLVGKL; from the coding sequence ATGTCGTTAATTGGAAAAAAAGTATCAGAATTTAAAACAATGGCCTACCATATGGGAGACTTTAAAGAAATAACTAATGAATCTATGAAGGGGAAATGGGCAGCTGTAGTATTTTATCCAGCAGACTTTACATTTGTATGTCCTACAGAGCTTGAGGATCTGGCAGAACATTATGAGCAATTTAAAGCTGAGGGATGTGAAGTATATTCAGTTTCTACAGATACTCACTTCGTACATAAAGCATGGCATGATACATCAGATAGAATAAAAAAAGTTCAGTATCCTATGCTTGCTGATCCTACTGGAAAATTAGCTAGAGATTTTGAAGTTATGATAGAAGAAGAAGGTTTAGCTTTAAGAGGAAGCTTTATCATCAATCCAGAAGGAGTTATCGTTGCTTATGAAGTACATGATAATGGTATTGGAAGAGAAGCTGGAGAACTACTTAGAAAACTTCAAGCTGCTAAATTTGTAGCTGAGCATGGAGAAGTTTGTCCTGCAAAATGGAAGCCTGGTAGTGACACTATAAAACCAACTATTGACCTTGTTGGAAAACTTTAA
- the folP gene encoding dihydropteroate synthase produces the protein MLLKCRDKKIELGKRTLIMGILNVTPDSFSDGGKYNNIEIAVKQAEKLIKDGADIIDIGGESTRPGHEQISEEEEIARVVPVIEKISSELDTVISIDTYKHKVAEAALKAGAHIVNDIWGLQYDKGEMAALVKKYDVPLIAMHNQNNKVYEEDIILSMRKFFKRTYEIADKYEIDRKKIILDPGIGFGKDINLNLEVLGRMEELRDMGRILLGASRKRFIGTILNDAPVDQRVEGTIATTVIGIEKGADIVRVHDVLENKRAAMVADRIVRR, from the coding sequence ATGTTACTAAAATGCAGAGATAAAAAAATTGAACTTGGAAAAAGAACTTTAATAATGGGAATACTTAATGTAACACCAGATTCTTTTTCAGATGGAGGGAAATACAATAATATAGAGATAGCTGTAAAACAGGCTGAAAAATTAATAAAAGATGGAGCAGATATAATAGACATAGGCGGTGAGTCAACAAGACCAGGACATGAGCAGATATCTGAGGAAGAGGAAATAGCAAGGGTAGTTCCAGTTATAGAAAAGATAAGTTCTGAACTTGATACAGTGATTTCTATAGATACATATAAGCATAAAGTGGCAGAAGCAGCATTGAAAGCTGGAGCACATATAGTCAATGATATATGGGGATTGCAGTATGATAAGGGAGAAATGGCTGCTCTTGTAAAGAAATATGATGTTCCTCTCATAGCTATGCACAATCAAAATAATAAGGTATATGAGGAAGATATAATTTTAAGTATGAGAAAATTTTTTAAGAGAACATATGAAATAGCAGATAAGTATGAGATAGACAGAAAGAAAATAATACTTGACCCAGGGATAGGCTTTGGAAAGGATATAAATTTAAATTTAGAGGTTTTAGGCAGAATGGAAGAATTAAGAGATATGGGAAGGATACTTTTGGGAGCTTCAAGAAAGAGATTTATTGGAACTATATTAAATGATGCTCCTGTAGATCAGAGAGTGGAAGGAACTATTGCCACAACTGTAATAGGAATAGAAAAAGGAGCAGATATAGTGAGAGTGCATGATGTTCTTGAAAACAAAAGGGCTGCCATGGTAGCTGATAGAATTGTAAGAAGATAA
- a CDS encoding FGGY-family carbohydrate kinase: MTEEKYFIGIDIGTFSSKGVIINSKGEIIISSQTSHEMENPKQNYFEHDAEKVWWYDFCKISNELLNRSKIDKTKISGVGASTLGADCLPVDKKCNPLRKAILYGIDARCQAEIDEITQMYGNEKIDKLFGRPVCSGDVVAKILWIKNNEPEIYKNTYKFLTGSSYITAKLTDNYIIDSFLGIASFRPLYYTDGNINNDICKDFCLPEQLAQGKLVTEIAGYVTLKAEFETGIPAGTPVITGTGDSAAEAISVGVLEAGDMMIQLGSSVFIYLCTEQLIKDTRVRGNNFLIPETYSVAAGTNNCGTLLNWYKEQIFDIFTQEKNGRNVFEFLMDGIDKIPPGSDGLITLPYFAGERTPINNPKAKGVLFGLTLNHTKKHLYRSMLESIGYSIGQHIDIFKENNLKLNKIMIAGGGTKNTQWMQMISNIINEPLYLMKESIGASYGDALMAGIGTGHFKNFKELKSIIKIEKIFYPDIKVHKKYRKYRKIYDNLYSKTKTLME; the protein is encoded by the coding sequence ATGACAGAAGAAAAATATTTTATTGGAATAGATATTGGAACTTTTTCAAGTAAAGGTGTTATTATAAACAGTAAAGGGGAAATTATTATTTCCAGCCAAACTTCTCATGAAATGGAAAATCCAAAACAAAATTATTTTGAACATGATGCAGAAAAAGTTTGGTGGTATGATTTTTGTAAAATTTCAAATGAACTACTCAATAGAAGCAAAATAGATAAAACTAAAATTTCTGGAGTGGGAGCAAGCACACTTGGTGCTGACTGTCTCCCTGTTGATAAAAAATGTAATCCTTTAAGAAAAGCCATTCTCTATGGAATAGATGCTAGATGTCAAGCTGAAATAGATGAAATAACACAAATGTATGGTAATGAAAAAATAGACAAACTTTTTGGACGTCCTGTATGCTCTGGAGATGTTGTTGCAAAAATACTTTGGATTAAAAATAATGAACCTGAGATTTATAAAAATACTTATAAATTTCTAACTGGTTCCTCCTATATTACGGCTAAATTGACTGACAACTATATAATAGACAGTTTTTTAGGAATTGCATCTTTTAGACCTCTTTATTACACTGATGGAAATATTAATAATGATATTTGCAAAGATTTTTGCCTACCAGAACAGCTTGCTCAAGGAAAGCTTGTAACAGAAATAGCTGGATATGTAACTTTAAAAGCTGAATTTGAAACTGGTATTCCTGCTGGAACTCCAGTAATAACAGGAACTGGAGATTCAGCAGCAGAAGCTATAAGTGTAGGAGTTCTAGAAGCTGGAGATATGATGATTCAGTTAGGTTCATCTGTTTTTATTTATCTCTGTACAGAACAGCTAATCAAAGATACTCGAGTACGAGGAAATAACTTTCTTATTCCTGAAACTTATAGTGTTGCAGCTGGTACAAATAATTGTGGCACATTATTGAATTGGTATAAAGAACAAATATTTGATATTTTTACTCAAGAAAAAAATGGAAGAAATGTTTTTGAATTTTTAATGGATGGTATAGATAAAATTCCTCCTGGAAGTGATGGATTAATAACACTTCCATACTTTGCTGGAGAAAGAACTCCTATAAATAATCCCAAAGCTAAAGGAGTATTATTTGGTTTAACATTAAATCATACTAAAAAACATCTTTATCGTTCAATGCTGGAATCAATTGGCTATTCAATTGGACAGCATATAGATATATTTAAAGAAAATAATTTAAAACTAAATAAAATAATGATTGCAGGAGGAGGAACAAAAAATACCCAATGGATGCAGATGATATCTAATATTATTAATGAACCTCTTTACTTGATGAAAGAATCTATAGGTGCTTCTTATGGAGATGCTTTAATGGCTGGAATAGGAACAGGGCATTTTAAAAATTTCAAAGAATTAAAAAGTATAATAAAAATAGAAAAAATATTTTATCCAGATATTAAAGTTCATAAAAAATATAGGAAATATCGAAAAATTTATGATAACCTCTATAGCAAAACTAAAACTTTAATGGAATAA
- a CDS encoding BtpA/SgcQ family protein, with the protein MNWIKEMFKVKKPIIALLHLRALPGDPLFSEESSMEKIIEQARFELVSLQEGGVDGILIANEFSLPYEKNVSYVTVAAMGRIIGELKKDILIPFGVNIVSNPLATIDLAAATGADFVRSTFTGAYVGENGITDTNIPETLRRKKALGLNKLKLFYKVNPESDIYLAERSIEKTTKSLIFHCFPDGLCVSGNSAGVETDSSLITRVKSVVNNTPVFCNTGCTKENIIEKLSYSDGACVGTAFKKEGKFENFIEKKRVREFMEVVFEYRKTL; encoded by the coding sequence ATGAATTGGATAAAAGAAATGTTTAAAGTTAAAAAACCTATAATTGCATTATTACATTTGCGTGCTCTCCCCGGAGATCCTCTTTTTTCAGAAGAAAGTTCTATGGAGAAAATTATTGAACAAGCTAGATTTGAATTAGTTTCCCTTCAAGAAGGAGGAGTAGATGGTATTCTCATAGCTAATGAATTTAGTCTTCCTTATGAAAAAAATGTTTCTTATGTTACTGTGGCTGCTATGGGAAGAATAATTGGAGAACTAAAAAAAGATATTTTGATTCCTTTTGGTGTAAATATTGTTTCTAATCCTCTTGCAACTATTGATCTAGCTGCTGCAACTGGAGCTGATTTTGTAAGAAGTACATTCACTGGAGCATATGTTGGAGAAAATGGAATAACTGATACAAATATACCTGAAACATTAAGAAGAAAAAAAGCTCTTGGATTAAACAAATTAAAACTCTTTTATAAAGTAAATCCTGAATCAGATATTTATTTAGCTGAACGCAGCATAGAAAAAACAACTAAATCTCTTATTTTTCATTGCTTTCCTGATGGTTTATGTGTTTCAGGAAATTCTGCAGGGGTTGAGACAGATTCTTCCTTAATTACAAGAGTAAAAAGTGTAGTAAATAATACTCCTGTTTTTTGTAATACAGGTTGTACAAAAGAGAACATAATTGAAAAACTTTCTTATTCTGATGGAGCTTGTGTGGGTACAGCCTTTAAAAAAGAAGGTAAATTTGAAAACTTTATTGAAAAGAAAAGAGTAAGAGAATTTATGGAAGTTGTTTTTGAATATCGTAAAACTCTGTAA
- a CDS encoding sodium/glutamate symporter has translation MGFDAYTLLVDFMLASIFLFAAKFLRERIKFLQSMFVPVSLLGGFLGLAFGQNGFNIIQFSDKFGSYAGLLIIAVFVSIGLRGFNFSKGGFKTNIDRIGSYYCFRNIGWAFQYAMPIVFSMLFLKFLVPELNPAFGMLIPAGFQGGHGTAAALGATLESLGWADAQDLAMTSATMGILMGIFGGIILIKLGTKKHYTKYVTDFTELPVDMKTGLIEPNKREPMGMETVSPMAIDPLAWHLMIVLIPTGIGYLLTNWIQNITGLGVPSFSVGFLVSQ, from the coding sequence ATGGGATTTGATGCATATACACTATTAGTTGATTTTATGTTAGCAAGTATCTTTCTTTTTGCTGCAAAATTTTTAAGGGAAAGGATCAAATTTTTACAAAGTATGTTTGTACCTGTCAGCCTTTTAGGTGGATTTTTAGGGTTGGCTTTTGGACAAAATGGATTTAATATTATTCAATTTTCTGATAAATTTGGTTCATATGCTGGATTACTTATCATAGCAGTATTTGTTTCTATTGGTTTAAGAGGGTTCAATTTTTCAAAAGGTGGATTTAAAACAAATATAGATAGAATTGGAAGCTATTATTGTTTCAGGAATATTGGGTGGGCTTTCCAATACGCAATGCCAATAGTCTTTTCTATGTTATTTTTAAAATTTTTAGTTCCTGAACTTAATCCTGCATTTGGTATGTTGATACCTGCTGGATTCCAAGGAGGACATGGAACGGCTGCAGCTCTTGGGGCAACTCTTGAATCATTAGGATGGGCTGATGCACAAGATCTTGCTATGACATCTGCAACTATGGGAATACTTATGGGAATTTTTGGTGGAATTATTCTTATTAAACTTGGAACAAAAAAGCATTATACAAAATATGTAACAGATTTTACAGAATTGCCTGTTGATATGAAAACTGGGCTTATTGAACCTAATAAAAGAGAACCTATGGGAATGGAAACTGTATCTCCAATGGCAATTGATCCTTTAGCATGGCATTTAATGATAGTTTTAATTCCTACTGGAATCGGATATCTGCTTACAAATTGGATACAAAATATAACAGGACTTGGGGTTCCTAGTTTCTCAGTAGGGTTCCTAGTTTCTCAGTAG
- a CDS encoding SIS domain-containing protein, giving the protein MEASKVKEIISEIKTKMDKAGGLKHVYFIACGGSKAAIFPGLYLLQSEAKTFGATTYTSNEFVHATPKELDERCIAVICSLKATPETVEAVKTANAAGAVTISMTGSSKTGMAEVGQYVVVYSNGDNQIYSDSNQSNSLRIGFEILKQFENYENYNAAMKAYDYIDQIIAEAKEKVLLEAQKWAKKNKDCPIFYVLASGSNYGVAYSMTFCHFMEMQWKHAICIHTGEYFHGPFETTTKELPMILLMSEGRTRALDERCRTFLEKYAENFIVIDPRELGINKIDSSVVEFFNPVIMIPIERHYVAQMAEIRNHSMDERRYMWKVEY; this is encoded by the coding sequence ATGGAAGCATCAAAAGTAAAAGAAATAATAAGTGAAATTAAAACAAAAATGGATAAAGCTGGTGGATTGAAACATGTATATTTTATAGCATGTGGTGGATCCAAAGCAGCTATCTTTCCTGGACTTTACCTATTACAGAGTGAAGCAAAAACATTTGGAGCCACAACATATACTAGTAATGAATTTGTTCACGCTACACCTAAGGAACTAGATGAAAGATGTATAGCAGTTATATGTTCATTAAAAGCTACCCCTGAAACTGTTGAAGCAGTAAAAACAGCAAATGCTGCTGGAGCAGTTACAATTTCTATGACTGGTTCTTCAAAAACAGGAATGGCTGAAGTGGGACAATATGTAGTTGTTTATTCTAATGGAGACAATCAAATTTACAGCGATTCAAATCAATCGAATTCTTTAAGAATAGGATTTGAAATTCTAAAACAATTTGAAAATTATGAAAATTATAATGCTGCAATGAAGGCTTATGATTATATTGATCAAATAATTGCTGAGGCTAAGGAAAAAGTATTGTTAGAAGCTCAAAAATGGGCTAAAAAAAATAAAGATTGTCCCATATTCTATGTATTGGCTTCTGGCTCTAACTATGGGGTCGCTTATTCAATGACTTTCTGCCATTTTATGGAAATGCAGTGGAAACATGCTATTTGTATTCATACTGGTGAATATTTTCATGGACCATTTGAAACAACAACCAAAGAACTTCCTATGATCTTACTTATGAGTGAGGGACGTACTCGAGCTTTAGATGAAAGATGCAGAACATTCTTAGAAAAATATGCTGAAAACTTTATAGTAATTGACCCAAGAGAACTTGGAATTAATAAAATAGATAGCAGTGTAGTAGAATTTTTTAATCCAGTAATAATGATTCCAATTGAACGTCATTATGTAGCTCAAATGGCTGAAATAAGAAATCATTCTATGGATGAAAGAAGATATATGTGGAAAGTAGAATATTAA
- a CDS encoding cupin — protein MKAEVFSFEGEGINCIYNNKKWVVCIKNWKPNNDIKNIQYLEVHYKTDEQFILLKGNAILLAATRENNSFQIDIIKMEPMKVYNIPQGTWFNTITEKDTKLIYVQDAGTNGEPGNSEYINMTEKELTDLRKRTEELLKN, from the coding sequence ATGAAAGCTGAAGTATTTTCTTTTGAGGGTGAAGGAATTAATTGTATCTACAACAATAAAAAATGGGTGGTATGTATTAAAAATTGGAAACCTAATAACGATATAAAAAATATTCAATATCTTGAAGTACATTATAAAACTGATGAGCAATTTATTCTTTTAAAAGGAAATGCAATCTTACTTGCAGCAACCAGAGAAAATAATTCATTTCAAATAGATATAATCAAAATGGAACCAATGAAAGTGTATAATATTCCACAAGGAACATGGTTTAATACTATTACAGAAAAAGATACAAAACTTATCTATGTACAAGATGCTGGAACTAATGGTGAACCTGGTAATAGTGAGTATATAAATATGACAGAAAAAGAACTGACTGACTTAAGAAAAAGGACTGAAGAATTATTAAAAAACTAG
- a CDS encoding fructoselysine 6-kinase: MVKVLGIGDNVCDKYIHSGIMYPGGQALNFSVYTKMLGANSSYMGVFGSDKVAAHIIKTLDELQVEHSRCRQYEGENGYARVNLVNGDRVFLNSNKGGVLNKYPIQLDGEDIKYIKEFSLVHTSNNSYFNSQLPKLKELGIAVSYDFSNRWNQLELIEEVAPFITYAFLSCGSTKEDEVKKICKKIFSYGCKLVIATRGSLGAVVYDGEKFYFQSSKLVEAIDTLGAGDSFASAFLLSITEDIIENSYNSLSIKKAMEKGVEFASKICMKRGAFGYGISFSE, from the coding sequence ATGGTAAAAGTATTAGGAATTGGAGATAATGTTTGTGATAAATATATTCATTCAGGGATAATGTATCCAGGAGGTCAGGCACTAAATTTTTCAGTCTATACAAAAATGCTAGGAGCAAATTCATCATATATGGGAGTATTTGGCAGTGATAAAGTAGCAGCACATATTATAAAAACATTGGATGAACTACAAGTTGAGCACAGTAGATGCCGTCAATATGAAGGAGAAAATGGCTATGCTAGAGTTAATTTAGTAAATGGAGACAGAGTTTTTCTAAATAGTAATAAGGGAGGAGTATTAAATAAATATCCTATTCAATTAGATGGAGAAGATATAAAGTATATAAAAGAATTTTCTCTTGTTCATACAAGTAATAATAGTTATTTCAATTCACAGTTGCCCAAGTTAAAAGAATTGGGAATCGCAGTTTCTTATGATTTTTCTAATCGTTGGAATCAATTAGAATTGATAGAAGAAGTAGCTCCGTTTATAACATATGCTTTTCTTTCTTGTGGTTCTACTAAAGAAGATGAGGTAAAAAAAATATGTAAAAAGATTTTTTCTTATGGATGTAAACTAGTAATAGCAACAAGAGGGAGTTTAGGAGCAGTGGTATATGATGGAGAAAAGTTTTATTTTCAAAGCTCAAAATTAGTGGAAGCTATAGATACTTTAGGAGCTGGAGATTCTTTTGCCTCAGCATTTCTTTTATCTATAACTGAGGATATTATAGAAAATTCTTATAATAGTTTATCTATAAAAAAAGCAATGGAAAAAGGGGTGGAGTTTGCTTCAAAAATTTGTATGAAAAGAGGAGCTTTTGGATATGGAATTTCTTTTTCTGAATAA